A genomic segment from Diospyros lotus cultivar Yz01 chromosome 5, ASM1463336v1, whole genome shotgun sequence encodes:
- the LOC127801625 gene encoding calcineurin B-like protein 7 isoform X1 — protein MNAMAVDIPFFRFYVYRALSIEKISGVSVNEVEALYELYKKLSKSVINDGFIQKAELQLALFKNSKRQNLFADRIFDLFDVNKNGHIEFGEFVQSLSVFHPKTPEEEKIKYAFRLYDLRHTGYIEHEELKEMVLALLSESDLSLSDDIVETIVDKTFREADLNGDGRIDQEEWKEYVARNPSLLRNMTLPYLMDITLAFPCFVLNTETEDSELGD, from the exons ATGAATGCTATGGCAGTTGATATTCCTTTCTTTAGGTTCTATGTGTACAGGGCTCTCTCGATCGAAAAAATCTCTGGAG TTAGCGTTAACGAAGTGGAGGCATTGTATGAGCTATACAAGAAACTGAGCAAATCTGTCATCAATGACGGGTTCATCCAAAAG GCAGAGCTCCAGCTTGCACTTTTCAAGAACAGCAAGAGGCAAAACCTTTTTGCAGATAGG ATATTTGATCTGTTTGATGTGAATAAAAATGGGCATATTGAATTTGGAGAATTTGTTCAATCGTTAAGTGTCTTCCATCCAAAAACTCCTGAAGAAGAGAAAATCAAAT ATGCATTTAGATTGTATGATTTAAGGCACACTGGCTATATTGAGCATGAGGAG TTGAAGGAAATGGTGCTGGCGCTTCTGAGTGAATCTGATTTGAGTCTATCTGATGATATTGTTGAAACCATTGTTGATAAG ACTTTCAGGGAAGCAGATTTAAACGGTGATGGCAGGATTGATCAGGAGGAATGGAAAGAATATGTGGCAAGGAACCCATCATTGTTGAGGAACATGACACTTCCATATTTAAT GGATATAACGCTTGCATTTCCCTGTTTCGTACTGAATACAGAAACAGAAGATTCAGAATTGGGGgactaa
- the LOC127801625 gene encoding calcineurin B-like protein 7 isoform X2: MIFSVNEVEALYELYKKLSKSVINDGFIQKAELQLALFKNSKRQNLFADRIFDLFDVNKNGHIEFGEFVQSLSVFHPKTPEEEKIKYAFRLYDLRHTGYIEHEELKEMVLALLSESDLSLSDDIVETIVDKTFREADLNGDGRIDQEEWKEYVARNPSLLRNMTLPYLMDITLAFPCFVLNTETEDSELGD; this comes from the exons ATGATAT TTAGCGTTAACGAAGTGGAGGCATTGTATGAGCTATACAAGAAACTGAGCAAATCTGTCATCAATGACGGGTTCATCCAAAAG GCAGAGCTCCAGCTTGCACTTTTCAAGAACAGCAAGAGGCAAAACCTTTTTGCAGATAGG ATATTTGATCTGTTTGATGTGAATAAAAATGGGCATATTGAATTTGGAGAATTTGTTCAATCGTTAAGTGTCTTCCATCCAAAAACTCCTGAAGAAGAGAAAATCAAAT ATGCATTTAGATTGTATGATTTAAGGCACACTGGCTATATTGAGCATGAGGAG TTGAAGGAAATGGTGCTGGCGCTTCTGAGTGAATCTGATTTGAGTCTATCTGATGATATTGTTGAAACCATTGTTGATAAG ACTTTCAGGGAAGCAGATTTAAACGGTGATGGCAGGATTGATCAGGAGGAATGGAAAGAATATGTGGCAAGGAACCCATCATTGTTGAGGAACATGACACTTCCATATTTAAT GGATATAACGCTTGCATTTCCCTGTTTCGTACTGAATACAGAAACAGAAGATTCAGAATTGGGGgactaa
- the LOC127801624 gene encoding E3 ubiquitin-protein ligase SINAT5-like, which produces MELDSIECVPQSLDGMDQDDIHRRLLQPQFSSSKPQGNVVSRAVHQTANTPIHELLECPVCANSMYPPIHQCHNGHTLCSTCKARVYNRCPTCRQELGDIRCLALEKVAESLELPCKYCSLGCLEIFPYYSKLKHEAICNFRPYNCPYAGSECTVAGDIPYLVSHLRDEHKVDMHSGCTFNHRYVKSNPREVENATWMLTVFNCFGQYFCLHFEAFQLGMAPVYMAFLRFMGDEIEARSYGYSLEVGGHGRKLIWEGTPRSIRDSHRKVRDSHDGLIIHRNIALFFSGGDRKELKLRVTGRIWKEQQATDGGAFIPNICS; this is translated from the exons ATGGAGTTGGACAGCATTGAATGCGTGCCCCAATCCTTGGACGGGATGGATCAGGACGACATCCATCGTCGTCTTCTTCAACCTCAGTTCTCGTCTTCCAAGCCTCAGGGAAACGTCGTTTCTCGTGCCGTTCATCAGACTGCAAACACTCCAATACACGAGCTTCTCGAATGCCCAGTTTGTGCCAATTCAATGTACCCTCCAATACACCAg TGCCACAACGGGCACACTCTCTGTTCCACCTGTAAAGCAAGGGTATACAACCGCTGTCCCACCTGCAGACAGGAGCTCGGTGATATAAGGTGTCTAGCGCTAGAAAAGGTAGCTGAATCACTTGAACTGCCTTGCAAATATTGTTCTCTCGGCTGCCTTGAGATATTCCCCTACTACAGCAAGCTTAAACATGAGGCTATATGCAACTTTAGACCATACAACTGCCCCTATGCTGGATCAGAGTGCACTGTTGCAGGGGATATTCCATACCTAGTTTCCCATCTTCGAGATGAACATAAAGTGGACATGCACTCTGGATGCACATTTAACCATCGCTATGTCAAGTCCAATCCACGCGAAGTAGAGAATGCCACATGGATGCTAACT GTCTTCAATTGTTTTGGCCAGTACTTCTGTCTCCATTTCGAAGCTTTTCAGCTTGGAATGGCTCCTGTCTATATGGCATTCCTGCGATTCATGGGCGACGAAATAGAGGCCCGAAGCTATGGTTACAGCCTGGAGGTTGGGGGACATGGCCGAAAACTCATTTGGGAGGGCACCCCACGGAGCATAAGGGACAGCCACAGGAAAGTAAGGGACAGCCATGATGGTCTAATTATACACCGAAACATCGCACTTTTCTTCTCTGGAGGGGACAGGAAAGAACTCAAGCTGCGAGTAACAGGTCGAATATGGAAAGAGCAGCAGGCCACAGATGGTGGAGCTTTCATACCTAACATCTGTAGCTAA